A single region of the Deltaproteobacteria bacterium genome encodes:
- a CDS encoding FAD-dependent oxidoreductase produces the protein MKVIIVGGGWAGCAAALTVVKKGAEAVLIDRTDMLLGTGLVGGIFRNNGRFTAAEEMIAMSGGELFHLMDQTALHKDVDFPGHRHASLYNVARMEPVVKRFLLRQGVRIQSNTRIVNAEMDGNRIKSVLAKQEKEELYFAGDAFIDTTGTAGPPANCNKYGNGCAMCILRCHSFGGRVSLAAKAGVREISGEKNGRIGAMSGSCKLMKESLDPAIVDELNTKGVSVVPIPKSKIIRGKLALKCCQQYALSDFEENIVLLDTGHAKLMTPFFPLEALREIPGLENARYEDPYAGGIGNSIRYIGMSPRDNALKVEGVENLFCAGEKAGLMVGHTEAICTGTLAGYNAVRYIKKEKPLILPTTLAVGELISYVRTQMIDEGIRSLKYTFSGSVFFKRMGERGLYSIDIEEIEKRVDSAGMSGIFS, from the coding sequence ATGAAAGTTATTATTGTTGGAGGGGGTTGGGCCGGGTGTGCAGCCGCCCTCACAGTCGTCAAAAAAGGCGCGGAGGCCGTGTTGATCGATCGGACGGACATGCTTCTGGGTACGGGTCTTGTCGGAGGGATTTTTCGAAATAACGGCCGTTTTACGGCTGCTGAAGAGATGATTGCGATGTCCGGAGGCGAGTTGTTTCATCTCATGGACCAAACCGCACTCCATAAGGATGTCGATTTCCCGGGTCACCGACATGCATCTCTTTACAATGTAGCAAGGATGGAGCCGGTCGTTAAAAGATTTCTTCTCAGACAAGGAGTCCGGATCCAGAGCAACACCCGGATAGTGAACGCAGAAATGGATGGAAATCGTATCAAGTCGGTCCTGGCGAAACAAGAAAAAGAGGAATTATACTTTGCCGGCGATGCCTTTATAGACACCACCGGGACGGCCGGTCCACCGGCCAATTGCAACAAGTACGGCAATGGCTGCGCCATGTGTATCCTGAGATGCCATTCGTTCGGCGGGCGGGTGAGTCTTGCCGCAAAAGCCGGTGTCCGGGAAATCTCCGGCGAAAAAAACGGCCGTATCGGGGCCATGAGCGGATCATGCAAACTAATGAAAGAATCCCTGGATCCTGCAATTGTCGACGAGTTAAACACCAAGGGTGTATCGGTGGTGCCTATTCCAAAATCAAAAATAATAAGAGGGAAACTTGCCCTGAAGTGTTGCCAGCAATACGCCCTGAGCGATTTCGAGGAAAACATCGTCCTCCTGGATACCGGTCATGCCAAGCTGATGACCCCATTTTTCCCCCTGGAGGCCCTGCGGGAGATTCCCGGTCTTGAAAATGCTCGCTACGAGGATCCTTATGCAGGTGGTATTGGAAATTCCATTCGCTATATCGGAATGTCGCCAAGGGATAATGCACTGAAAGTAGAAGGGGTGGAGAATCTGTTTTGCGCCGGTGAAAAGGCGGGCTTGATGGTGGGGCATACGGAGGCCATCTGCACGGGGACCCTGGCAGGATACAATGCCGTAAGATACATCAAAAAGGAAAAGCCGCTTATACTTCCCACGACTCTCGCCGTGGGGGAACTGATAAGCTACGTACGGACGCAAATGATAGATGAGGGAATCCGCAGCTTGAAATATACATTTTCAGGTTCCGTCTTTTTTAAGCGAATGGGAGAACGAGGCCTCTATTCCATCGATATAGAGGAAATTGAAAAGAGGGTCGATTCAGCAGGAATGAGCGGAATTTTTTCCTGA